From Streptomyces durmitorensis, a single genomic window includes:
- a CDS encoding AurF N-oxygenase family protein gives MTTITEDAAIEGLRDALGLLKDREQVAERLLDSSAKHSFDPDKELDWEAPFEEGKWFWPPELVSLYGTPMWRRMSEEQRIALSQHEAAALASLGIWFELILMQLLVRHIYDKPATSAHVRYALTEIEDECRHSKMFARLIQRGDTPYYPVSTVHRNLGRLFKTISTTPGSFTATLLGEEILDWMQRLTFPDERVQTLVRGVTRIHVVEEARHVRYAREELRRQMVTAPRWSQEFTRLTSGEFARVFSIAFINPEVYTNVGLDRREAMAQVKASAHRREIMQTGAKRLTDFLDDIGVLRGAGRRLWKSSGLLA, from the coding sequence ATGACGACCATCACGGAGGACGCGGCGATCGAAGGGCTGCGGGACGCGCTGGGACTGCTCAAGGACCGGGAGCAGGTGGCCGAGCGGCTGCTCGACTCCTCCGCCAAGCACTCCTTCGACCCCGACAAGGAGCTGGACTGGGAGGCGCCCTTCGAGGAGGGCAAGTGGTTCTGGCCCCCGGAGCTCGTCTCGCTGTACGGCACGCCGATGTGGCGGCGGATGAGCGAGGAGCAGCGCATCGCGCTCTCCCAGCACGAGGCCGCCGCGCTCGCGTCCCTGGGCATCTGGTTCGAACTGATCCTGATGCAGCTGCTCGTACGGCACATCTACGACAAGCCGGCCACGAGCGCGCACGTGCGGTATGCCCTGACGGAGATCGAGGACGAGTGCCGGCACTCGAAGATGTTCGCGCGCCTGATCCAGCGCGGGGACACGCCGTACTACCCGGTCAGCACCGTGCACCGGAACCTCGGCCGCCTCTTCAAGACGATCTCGACGACGCCCGGTTCGTTCACGGCGACGCTGCTCGGCGAGGAGATCCTCGACTGGATGCAGCGCCTGACGTTCCCGGACGAGCGCGTCCAGACGCTGGTGCGCGGCGTCACGCGGATCCACGTCGTGGAGGAGGCGCGCCATGTGCGGTACGCCCGTGAGGAGCTGCGCCGCCAGATGGTGACCGCGCCGCGCTGGTCCCAGGAGTTCACCCGCCTCACCTCCGGCGAGTTCGCCCGCGTCTTCTCCATCGCCTTCATCAACCCCGAGGTCTACACGAACGTGGGCCTGGACAGGCGTGAGGCCATGGCCCAGGTCAAGGCGAGCGCCCACCGCCGCGAGATCATGCAGACGGGAGCCAAGCGCCTGACGGACTTCTTGGACGACATCGGGGTGCTGAGGGGCGCCGGGCGGCGGCTGTGGAAGAGCTCGGGACTGCTGGCGTAG
- a CDS encoding TetR/AcrR family transcriptional regulator, translated as MTSPAPTRAYRRLSVEERQRQLKEAALSLFAVRAPDEVSLDDVAEAAGVSRPLVYRYFPGGKQQLYEAALRSAADELEQCFAEPPEGPLTQRLANALDRYLAFVDQHDAGFSALLQGGSVVETSRTTAIVDEVRRTAAEHILAHLEVVGARGPRLRMTVRMWITSVEAASLIWLDEEKQPPLDELRDWLVEQFMAVLVASAGRDPQTAEAVRGALALETADGPAGSLARRVLPVVSDAAHLL; from the coding sequence ATGACCTCGCCTGCTCCCACCCGCGCGTACCGGCGGCTCAGTGTCGAAGAGCGGCAGCGGCAGCTCAAAGAGGCCGCCCTGTCCCTCTTCGCGGTGCGCGCACCCGACGAGGTGTCCCTCGACGACGTGGCGGAGGCGGCCGGGGTGTCACGGCCGCTCGTCTACCGCTACTTCCCCGGCGGCAAGCAGCAGTTGTACGAGGCCGCGCTGCGCTCCGCCGCCGACGAGCTGGAGCAGTGCTTCGCCGAGCCGCCCGAGGGCCCGCTCACCCAGCGCCTGGCGAACGCGCTCGACCGCTACCTCGCCTTCGTCGACCAGCACGACGCGGGGTTCAGCGCGCTGCTCCAGGGCGGCAGCGTCGTGGAGACCTCGCGCACGACCGCCATAGTGGACGAGGTGCGCAGGACGGCCGCCGAGCACATACTCGCCCACCTGGAGGTCGTGGGGGCCAGGGGCCCGCGGCTGAGGATGACCGTGCGGATGTGGATCACCTCCGTCGAGGCGGCGTCCCTGATCTGGCTGGACGAGGAGAAGCAGCCGCCGCTCGACGAGCTGCGGGACTGGCTGGTCGAGCAGTTCATGGCGGTCCTGGTGGCCTCCGCAGGGCGCGACCCGCAGACCGCGGAGGCGGTACGGGGCGCGCTGGCCCTGGAGACGGCCGATGGACCAGCGGGCTCGCTCGCCCGGCGTGTGCTGCCCGTGGTGAGCGACGCGGCGCACCTGCTGTGA
- a CDS encoding C40 family peptidase, which yields MSGRLLRWVGTGAAVGALLTTASPAYAVPEPSGPGERPVSELLTDLQELYRKAEESTETYNATAEKLKEQRAEVTRLNGSLARARTSVRDSRGAAGRFARQQYQGRTNISPYVHLLLARNPQQALDQGHVIGRVAAERAATVQRLVGGEKTAATLAAGARSALETQVALAARQKEARDTVKGQLKEVEELLASLSTEQLAELARAEEEGMAAAQRKFLASGALSGAAGSAGSAPSRPPSRRGDEALDYAVRQIGKPYKWGAEGPASFDCSGLTQQAWAAAGKEIPRTSQEQWAQLRRVSLRKLRPGDLVVYFPKATHVALYLGDGMVIQAPRPGTRIKVSPIAANPLLGAVRPDPKADPMKNYVPPKLPRGAMKGGDKGYGRAGAPRA from the coding sequence ATGTCAGGCAGGCTGCTGCGGTGGGTCGGTACGGGAGCGGCGGTCGGGGCGTTGCTGACGACGGCTTCACCGGCGTACGCCGTGCCGGAGCCCTCAGGACCCGGGGAGCGCCCGGTCTCCGAGCTCCTGACGGACCTTCAGGAGCTGTACCGGAAGGCCGAGGAGTCGACGGAGACGTACAACGCCACCGCGGAGAAGCTGAAGGAACAGCGCGCCGAGGTCACCCGCCTGAACGGCAGCCTGGCGCGCGCGAGGACCTCGGTGCGGGACAGCCGGGGCGCGGCGGGCCGCTTCGCGCGCCAGCAGTACCAGGGCAGGACGAACATCTCCCCCTACGTGCACCTCCTGCTCGCCCGCAACCCGCAGCAGGCGCTCGACCAAGGGCATGTGATCGGGCGGGTGGCGGCGGAGCGGGCCGCGACGGTGCAGCGTCTGGTCGGCGGCGAGAAGACGGCGGCCACGCTCGCGGCCGGTGCCAGGAGCGCCCTGGAGACCCAAGTCGCCCTCGCCGCACGGCAGAAGGAGGCGCGCGACACGGTCAAGGGGCAGCTGAAGGAGGTCGAGGAGCTGCTGGCCTCGCTGAGCACGGAGCAGCTTGCGGAACTGGCGCGGGCCGAGGAGGAGGGGATGGCCGCGGCGCAGCGCAAGTTCCTGGCGTCGGGCGCACTGAGCGGAGCTGCGGGTTCCGCGGGCTCCGCGCCGTCCCGGCCGCCGTCCCGGCGAGGGGACGAGGCGCTGGACTACGCCGTGCGGCAGATCGGGAAGCCGTACAAGTGGGGCGCGGAGGGCCCCGCGTCCTTCGACTGCTCGGGGCTCACCCAACAGGCGTGGGCGGCGGCGGGCAAGGAGATCCCGCGTACCTCGCAGGAGCAGTGGGCGCAGCTCCGGCGGGTCTCGCTGCGGAAGCTGCGGCCGGGTGACCTGGTCGTCTACTTCCCCAAGGCCACGCATGTGGCGCTGTACCTGGGCGACGGCATGGTCATCCAGGCCCCGCGCCCCGGGACCCGGATCAAGGTCTCCCCCATCGCGGCGAACCCGCTCCTGGGCGCGGTACGCCCGGACCCCAAGGCGGACCCCATGAAGAACTACGTCCCACCGAAGCTGCCGCGCGGGGCGATGAAGGGCGGGGACAAGGGATACGGGAGGGCGGGCGCGCCCCGTGCGTAG
- a CDS encoding styrene monooxygenase/indole monooxygenase family protein, whose protein sequence is MRKILVVGAGQAGLQIALGLQSQGYEVTLMSNRTADEVRSGRVMSTQCMFHTALQHERDLKVNFWESQAPKIEGVGVSVAGPDSSRVIDWVGKLDGYAQSVDQRVKMAGWMETFAQRGGQLVIHGAAVSDLDYFSRTYDLVLVSAGKGELVSMFERDAARSPYDTPQRALAVAYVHGMGPRPEHPEFDAVRCNLVPGVGELFVMPTLTTSGRADILFWEGVPGGPLDVFQGVKDPSEHLALTLELLEKFTPWEYARATKVELTDAGGTLSGRYAPTVRKPIGQLPGGGLVLGVADVVVANDPITGQGSNSASKCAASYLASIIEHGDKPFDADWMQSTFDRYWETAQHVTKWTNAMLSPPPEHVLNLIGAAGQLQPAADRFANGFNDPSDFENFFYEPEKTGAYLAGLAG, encoded by the coding sequence ATGCGGAAGATACTCGTCGTCGGAGCCGGTCAGGCCGGGCTCCAGATCGCCCTCGGACTCCAGTCGCAGGGGTACGAGGTCACCCTGATGTCCAACCGCACGGCGGACGAGGTCAGGTCCGGCCGTGTGATGTCCACGCAGTGCATGTTCCACACGGCGCTGCAGCACGAGCGGGACCTGAAGGTGAACTTCTGGGAGTCCCAGGCCCCGAAGATCGAGGGCGTCGGCGTCTCGGTCGCCGGGCCCGACTCCTCGCGTGTCATCGACTGGGTCGGCAAGCTGGACGGGTACGCCCAGTCCGTCGACCAGCGCGTGAAGATGGCGGGCTGGATGGAGACGTTCGCGCAGCGGGGCGGCCAGCTGGTCATCCACGGCGCGGCGGTCTCGGACCTCGACTACTTCTCCCGTACGTACGACCTGGTGCTCGTCTCCGCGGGCAAGGGCGAACTGGTCTCGATGTTCGAGCGCGACGCCGCTCGCTCCCCCTACGACACCCCGCAGCGCGCGCTGGCCGTCGCGTACGTCCACGGGATGGGCCCGCGGCCCGAGCACCCCGAGTTCGACGCGGTGCGGTGCAACCTGGTGCCGGGCGTGGGCGAACTCTTCGTCATGCCGACCCTCACCACGTCCGGGCGCGCCGACATCCTGTTCTGGGAGGGTGTGCCGGGCGGCCCGCTGGACGTGTTCCAGGGCGTCAAGGACCCCTCGGAACACCTGGCGCTGACCCTCGAACTCCTTGAGAAGTTCACGCCGTGGGAGTACGCGCGGGCGACCAAGGTCGAACTGACGGACGCGGGCGGCACGTTGTCCGGCCGCTACGCGCCGACGGTCCGCAAGCCGATCGGGCAGCTGCCGGGCGGCGGCCTCGTCCTGGGCGTCGCGGACGTGGTGGTCGCGAACGACCCGATCACGGGCCAGGGGTCCAACTCGGCGTCGAAGTGCGCGGCTTCGTACCTCGCCTCGATCATCGAGCACGGAGACAAGCCGTTCGACGCGGACTGGATGCAGTCGACGTTCGACCGGTACTGGGAGACGGCTCAGCACGTCACCAAGTGGACGAACGCGATGCTGTCGCCGCCGCCGGAGCACGTCCTGAACCTGATCGGCGCGGCGGGCCAACTCCAGCCGGCGGCAGACCGCTTCGCGAACGGCTTCAACGACCCGTCGGACTTCGAGAACTTCTTCTATGAGCCGGAGAAGACGGGCGCGTACCTGGCGGGTCTGGCGGGTTAG
- a CDS encoding GTP-binding protein has translation MDSAVSELRHPGPDPDENLQAWQTDRTRAPIATKIVVAGGFGVGKTTLVTAVSEITPLQTEALMTQASEDTDDLTSTPDKTTTTVAMDFGRITLDDDLVLYLFGTPGQQRFWFMWDDLVRGAIGAVVLADTRRLSDCFPALDYFESCGLPYIVAVNHFDGTEEFEPADVREALTIPPHIPVLIMDARQRISVIESLLSLVGHALAATPE, from the coding sequence GTGGACTCCGCCGTCTCTGAACTCCGCCACCCGGGCCCCGACCCGGACGAGAACCTCCAAGCCTGGCAGACGGACCGCACCCGGGCCCCGATCGCGACGAAGATCGTGGTGGCGGGCGGCTTCGGCGTGGGCAAGACGACCCTGGTCACCGCGGTCTCCGAGATCACGCCCCTCCAGACGGAGGCGCTGATGACGCAGGCGAGCGAGGATACGGACGACCTCACGTCGACCCCGGACAAGACCACGACCACGGTCGCCATGGACTTCGGCCGGATCACGCTCGACGACGACCTCGTGCTGTACCTCTTCGGTACGCCGGGGCAGCAGCGCTTCTGGTTCATGTGGGACGACCTGGTGCGCGGCGCGATCGGCGCCGTGGTCCTCGCCGACACCCGCAGGCTCTCCGACTGCTTCCCCGCGCTCGACTACTTCGAGAGCTGCGGTCTGCCGTACATCGTCGCCGTCAACCACTTCGACGGCACCGAGGAGTTCGAGCCCGCGGACGTCCGTGAGGCGCTGACGATCCCGCCGCACATACCGGTGCTGATCATGGACGCGCGGCAGCGGATCTCGGTCATCGAGTCGCTGCTCTCGCTGGTGGGCCACGCCCTGGCAGCAACCCCCGAATAA
- a CDS encoding DUF742 domain-containing protein, protein MSSKPGKLPQRGGDRKPARVRPYSLTGGRTRFGHVLLVETFVAALEAPEERLELPQGNATARVMPEMRAIVEICRRMRTVAEIAALLKMPLGVVRVLLSDLADQGKIRVYGTGHGPGQPDRALLERVLSGLRRL, encoded by the coding sequence ATGAGCAGTAAGCCCGGCAAGCTGCCCCAGCGCGGCGGCGACCGCAAACCCGCCCGCGTACGGCCTTACTCGCTCACCGGCGGGCGCACCCGCTTCGGCCACGTCCTGCTCGTGGAGACGTTCGTCGCCGCCCTCGAAGCCCCCGAGGAGCGCCTCGAACTGCCGCAGGGCAATGCCACCGCGCGTGTCATGCCGGAGATGCGGGCCATCGTCGAGATCTGCCGCCGTATGCGTACGGTCGCGGAGATCGCCGCGCTTCTGAAGATGCCGCTCGGCGTGGTCCGCGTCCTGCTGAGCGACCTCGCAGACCAGGGAAAGATCCGCGTGTACGGAACGGGCCACGGCCCGGGACAGCCGGACCGCGCACTGCTGGAAAGGGTGCTGAGTGGACTCCGCCGTCTCTGA
- a CDS encoding roadblock/LC7 domain-containing protein → MRSPSSSTGSKAGAAFGLSSEARNLHWLLTNLVEEVPGLLSVAVVSSDGLLLLSSDPARNNASAVDNSSGPKGSSADLATIVSGLGSLCIGASKLMDAGPVKQTVVAMEEGSLFVMSISDGSLLGVHATPDCDMSVVAYHMALFVGRAGHVLTPELRSELRQSMESVR, encoded by the coding sequence ATGCGCTCGCCCAGTTCTTCCACCGGCAGTAAGGCCGGGGCCGCGTTCGGACTGAGCAGCGAAGCACGCAACCTGCACTGGCTGCTGACGAACCTCGTCGAGGAGGTGCCGGGTCTCCTGTCGGTGGCGGTGGTCTCCTCCGACGGACTGCTCCTGCTCTCCTCGGACCCCGCGCGGAACAACGCATCGGCGGTGGACAACAGTTCAGGCCCCAAGGGATCGAGCGCGGACCTCGCCACCATCGTCTCGGGCCTCGGCTCGCTGTGCATCGGCGCCTCCAAGCTGATGGACGCGGGACCGGTCAAGCAGACCGTCGTCGCCATGGAGGAGGGCAGCCTCTTCGTGATGTCGATCAGCGACGGCTCGCTGCTCGGCGTGCACGCCACCCCGGACTGCGACATGAGCGTCGTCGCGTACCACATGGCGCTCTTCGTCGGCCGCGCCGGGCATGTCCTCACCCCCGAACTCCGCAGCGAGCTGCGCCAGTCGATGGAGAGCGTCCGATGA